The following are encoded in a window of Sminthopsis crassicaudata isolate SCR6 chromosome 3, ASM4859323v1, whole genome shotgun sequence genomic DNA:
- the MRPL44 gene encoding large ribosomal subunit protein mL44 has protein sequence MASGLVRLLVRGPRGFLRASAAPEPILQSRGIKGGVRAALRFQKEVERRRLLRCPPPPVRRSEKPNWDYHAEIQAFCHRLHEDFSLDLLKTAFVNRCYIESEEARRQKLGVGKEAVALNLRDNGELSEQGRAFSHACLTQLLGDAYPSLPPEGTQAIVNFLTSEDVVCHVARNLAVEQLTLSAEFPVPATVLQQTFFAVIGALLQSSGPLKTSLFVRDFLITQMTGKELFEMWNVVNPMGLLVDELTKRNISAPEPRITRQSGSNTVLPLYFVGLYCEKKLIAEGPGETVLVAEEEAARVALRKLYGLAENRRPWDYSKPSEKLTEKVTALS, from the exons ATGGCTTCTGGACTGGTACGGCTACTTGTCCGGGGGCCCCGAGGCTTCCTGCGAGCTTCAGCTGCTCCGGAGCCCATTCTGCAGAGTCGGGGCATCAAAGGCGGGGTCCGCGCCGCTCTCCGCTTCCAGAAAGAGGTAGAACGACGGCGGCTGCTCCGCTGCCCCCCGCCTCCCGTGCGCCG TTCAGAGAAGCCCAACTGGGACTATCATGCAGAAATCCAGGCGTTCTGTCATCGACTACATGAAGACTTTTCTTTAGATCTTCTCAAAACTGCTTTTGTTAACAGATGTTACATTGAAAGTGAGGAAGCCAGGCGGCAGAAACTGGGAGTGGGCAAAGAAGCTGTGGCTCTCAACCTTCGAGATAATGGAGAACTCTCAGAACAAGGGAGAGCCTTCTCACACGCATGTCTCACCCAGCTCCTTGGGGACGCGTACCCAAGCCTGCCCCCAGAAGGCACACAAGCCATTGTGAATTTTCTCACCAGTGAGGACGTCGTGTGTCACGTGGCCAGAAACTTGGCAGTGGAGCAATTAACTCTGAGCGCAGAATTTCCCGTCCCCGCCACGGTACTCCAGCAGACTTTCTTTGCGGTAATAGGAGCATTGTTGCAGAGCAGTGGGCCTTTGAAAACATCACTTTTTGTCAGG GACTTCTTAATTACACAGATGACTGGAAAAGAACTTTTTGAGATGTGGAACGTTGTAAATCCCATGGGACTACTAGTTGATGAGCTGACGAAAAGGAATATTTCTGCTCCTGAACCTAGAATTACCAGGCAGTCTGGAAGCAACACAGTGTTACCACTGTATTTTGTTGGTTTATACTG TGAAAAGAAACTGATTGCAGAAGGACCTGGTGAAACAGTACTGGTTGCAGAAGAAGAAGCTGCTCGGGTGGCCCTGAGGAAACTTTATGGATTGGCTGAGAATAGGCGACCTTGGGACTATTCCAAACCCAGTGAAAAATTAACGGAAAAAGTTACTGCTTTGAGTTAA